In Neovison vison isolate M4711 chromosome 11, ASM_NN_V1, whole genome shotgun sequence, one genomic interval encodes:
- the LOC122919070 gene encoding ubiquitin-conjugating enzyme E2 N-like, whose product MAGLPHRIIKETQRLLAEPVPGIKAEPDESNARYFHVVIAGPQDSPFEGGTFKLELFLPEEYPMAAPKVCFMTKIYHPKVDKLGRICLDILKDKWSPALQICTVLLSIQALLNAPNPDDPLANDVAEQWKTNKAQAIETARAWTRLYAMNNI is encoded by the coding sequence ATGGCCGGGCTGCCCCACAGGATTATCAAGGAAACCCAGCGTTTGCTGGCAGAACCAGTTCCTGGCATTAAAGCAGAACCAGATGAGAGCAACGCCCGTTATTTTCATGTGGTCATTGCTGGCCCTCAGGATTCCCCCTTTGAGGGAGGGACTTTTAAGCTTGAACTATTCCTACCAGAAGAATACCCGATGGCAGCCCCTAAAGTATGTTTCATGACCAAAATTTATCATCCTAAAGTAGACAAGTTGGGAAGAATATGTTTAGATATTTTGAAAGATAAGTGGTCCCCAGCACTGCAGATCTGCACAGTTCTACTATCGATCCAGGCTTTGTTAAATGCTCCCAATCCGGATGATCCATTAGCAAACGATGTAGCAGAGCAGTGGAAGACCAACAAGGCCCAAGCCATAGAAACAGCTAGAGCATGGACTAGGCTATATGCcatgaataatatttaa